From Scytonema millei VB511283, the proteins below share one genomic window:
- a CDS encoding COX15/CtaA family protein, protein MTEFVLQRQNTDTIEQSQPRERIRRLVWKLCVATLILMAIGSATRVMNAGLACPDWPLCYGTLVPTQQMNFQVFLEWFHRLDAALIGLGAIALTVVSWWNRNFLPRWLPWAAIFALSLIVFQGVLGGLTVTELLRFDIVTAHLGTALLFFSALLVIGTALTPYQGTGNAGKLAWLGLAAAVLVYVQSLLGALVGSRWALHQCLTGQQLCSVMYSHIGGVVPPTLATLVLVLLSWRTPALHPALRRLANMAGGLVFLQILLGVATFRLHLQVEPLTVSHQFVGAALLGVLVGYTVLAIRDASGGSRSDRRVSD, encoded by the coding sequence ATGACTGAGTTCGTCCTGCAAAGACAAAACACAGACACAATCGAGCAGTCCCAGCCACGGGAAAGAATTCGGCGGTTGGTGTGGAAGTTATGCGTAGCAACTCTGATCTTGATGGCGATCGGCAGTGCTACGCGGGTCATGAATGCTGGGCTAGCTTGCCCAGATTGGCCCCTGTGTTACGGTACGCTCGTACCGACTCAACAGATGAATTTTCAGGTATTTTTAGAGTGGTTTCATCGCCTAGATGCGGCTTTAATCGGGCTAGGGGCGATCGCGCTAACAGTCGTGAGTTGGTGGAACCGTAACTTTCTCCCCCGCTGGCTACCTTGGGCGGCGATCTTTGCCCTTAGCCTGATTGTCTTTCAAGGGGTCTTGGGCGGATTGACAGTTACAGAATTACTACGGTTCGATATTGTCACCGCGCATCTGGGGACGGCGCTATTATTCTTTAGCGCATTACTGGTTATTGGTACGGCACTCACGCCTTATCAAGGAACTGGTAACGCCGGGAAATTGGCTTGGTTGGGATTGGCTGCTGCTGTGTTAGTCTACGTGCAAAGTTTGCTTGGGGCATTGGTAGGTTCGCGCTGGGCGCTACACCAGTGCTTAACCGGACAGCAATTGTGTAGCGTCATGTACAGTCACATTGGGGGTGTGGTTCCCCCAACGCTAGCCACCTTGGTTTTAGTGTTACTATCTTGGCGAACTCCGGCTTTGCATCCTGCGTTGCGCCGACTAGCAAACATGGCTGGCGGACTAGTTTTCCTGCAAATTCTCTTAGGGGTTGCTACCTTCCGCTTGCATTTACAAGTAGAACCACTGACTGTATCTCACCAGTTTGTTGGCGCAGCCTTACTAGGTGTTTTGGTTGGCTACACCGTACTGGCAATTCGCGATGCCTCCGGCGGTTCGCGAAGCGATCGTCGCGTCAGTGACTAG
- a CDS encoding cytochrome c oxidase subunit 3: MQSPTIDPAKTELNYHHKAEAAHHEEHPDFRMFGLVMFLIAEGMIFLGMFGAYLAYRSTLPSWPPEGTPELELLLPGVNTIILISSSFVMHNADTAIKKNDVTGMRTWMAITAAMGIIFLSGQIYEYSHLEFGLKTNLFASAFYVLTGFHGLHVTVGVLAILAVLWRSRRANHYSQEHHFGVEAAELYWHFVDVVWIVLFGLLYLL, from the coding sequence ATGCAAAGTCCAACTATAGACCCAGCAAAAACGGAACTTAATTACCACCACAAAGCAGAAGCCGCCCATCATGAAGAACATCCTGATTTTCGGATGTTTGGCTTAGTCATGTTCTTAATCGCAGAGGGCATGATTTTTCTTGGTATGTTTGGCGCGTATTTGGCTTACCGTTCCACTTTACCCAGTTGGCCCCCTGAAGGAACGCCAGAATTAGAACTTCTACTACCAGGAGTCAACACTATTATCCTGATTTCTAGTAGTTTCGTGATGCACAACGCCGATACCGCGATTAAGAAGAATGATGTCACGGGTATGCGTACCTGGATGGCAATTACAGCGGCGATGGGTATTATTTTCCTGTCAGGGCAGATCTACGAATACAGTCATTTAGAATTCGGGCTAAAGACGAATTTATTTGCCAGTGCATTTTACGTTCTGACTGGTTTTCACGGACTTCACGTTACTGTTGGGGTATTGGCAATCTTAGCGGTTTTGTGGCGATCGCGCCGCGCCAATCACTACAGTCAAGAGCATCACTTTGGTGTAGAAGCCGCCGAACTTTATTGGCACTTTGTCGATGTTGTTTGGATTGTTCTATTTGGTTTGTTATATCTGCTTTAA
- a CDS encoding daunorubicin resistance protein DrrA family ABC transporter ATP-binding protein, with amino-acid sequence MAPAVFIQNLQKRYGSVEAVKDISFAIEPGEIFGLLGPNGAGKTTTLRILCTLSTPDAGVVEVSGISVVDNPRAARRRLGYVAQEVAPDKVLTGRELLQLQAALYHLPNAVIKQRIDTVLNLLGLQEYADKKTGTYSGGLRKRLDLAAGLLHAPDVLVLDEPTVGLDIESRFVVWDFLRQLRELGTTVLITSHYLEEIDALADRVAIIDRGLVIASGTPSQLKDKVGGDRITLRIREFSPPEEAEKAKQMLTALPFVQEAIVNSAQGNSLNLVVTPQAEALTQIEATMKSAGLPIFGISQSRPSLDDVYLAATGRTLMDAELAAAGSRDPKAERKQNMR; translated from the coding sequence ATGGCTCCTGCTGTTTTCATCCAAAATTTACAAAAGCGTTATGGCAGTGTTGAGGCTGTCAAAGATATCTCCTTTGCGATCGAACCTGGGGAGATTTTTGGTCTACTCGGTCCCAACGGTGCAGGTAAAACTACAACCTTGCGCATCTTGTGTACCCTCTCTACACCAGATGCAGGAGTAGTAGAAGTTTCTGGAATTTCAGTAGTAGATAACCCTAGAGCCGCTAGACGAAGATTGGGATATGTAGCTCAAGAAGTTGCTCCCGATAAAGTCCTGACGGGACGAGAGTTATTGCAACTACAAGCAGCTCTCTATCACCTACCTAATGCTGTCATTAAACAACGAATTGACACGGTATTAAATTTACTAGGCTTGCAGGAGTACGCAGACAAAAAGACAGGCACGTACTCCGGCGGTTTACGCAAGCGCCTAGACTTAGCCGCAGGTTTACTCCACGCTCCCGATGTTTTGGTATTGGACGAACCAACAGTTGGACTTGATATTGAAAGCCGTTTTGTCGTGTGGGATTTTTTACGCCAGCTGCGCGAACTGGGAACTACCGTCTTAATCACCAGCCACTACCTAGAAGAAATTGACGCATTAGCCGATCGCGTAGCAATTATCGATCGCGGTTTAGTCATTGCTTCCGGTACGCCTTCCCAATTGAAAGATAAAGTAGGAGGCGATCGCATCACGCTGCGAATTCGCGAATTTTCCCCTCCAGAAGAAGCAGAAAAAGCTAAACAAATGCTGACGGCGCTACCTTTCGTCCAAGAAGCGATCGTTAATAGCGCTCAAGGTAACTCGCTCAATCTCGTTGTCACACCCCAAGCAGAAGCTTTAACTCAAATTGAGGCAACGATGAAATCTGCTGGTTTGCCCATTTTTGGCATTTCCCAGTCTCGCCCTAGTTTAGATGATGTTTACCTCGCTGCCACAGGTCGCACTCTGATGGATGCCGAACTCGCTGCCGCCGGAAGCCGCGATCCCAAAGCAGAAAGAAAACAAAATATGAGATAA
- a CDS encoding cytochrome c oxidase subunit II, with product MNIPSSIWTLLIGIVLTLTSLWYGQNHGLLPTAASDEATLVDGLFDTMMTIGTGLFVLVQGILIYAAFKFRRRQGDNTDAPPVFGNIPLEILWTAIPAIIVIGLSIYSFDVYNEIGGFDPHSAHEAPIAGQAMKMPGAAIAATLNDTPPSTEPNANQIKSDEAMSDPATASVRNSDQIPQKRDAPGMGIVSPGIGASPGNEGKVPGLAVNVTGLQYAWIFTYPDTGVVASELHVPAGKEVKLDMTANDVIHAFWVPELRLKQDVIPGRQSEIRFTPKILGEYKVICAELCGPYHGAMNTKFIVETPENFDKWMQEQQVATKGNLEQAIALNAADRSPAEFLSPYTAQMGIQPETLHQLHHQ from the coding sequence GTGAACATTCCTAGTTCTATTTGGACGCTATTAATTGGCATCGTCTTGACTCTGACAAGTCTGTGGTACGGTCAAAATCACGGCTTACTACCCACGGCAGCCTCAGATGAAGCCACTTTGGTTGATGGGCTGTTCGACACAATGATGACGATTGGCACGGGTCTGTTTGTGCTGGTACAAGGCATATTGATCTATGCTGCCTTTAAGTTTCGCCGTCGCCAGGGCGATAACACTGACGCGCCTCCGGTGTTCGGTAATATTCCTCTAGAAATTCTGTGGACGGCGATCCCGGCAATTATTGTCATCGGCTTATCGATCTACAGCTTTGATGTCTACAACGAAATTGGTGGTTTCGATCCCCACAGCGCTCACGAAGCCCCTATTGCTGGGCAAGCAATGAAAATGCCAGGAGCAGCGATCGCGGCAACATTGAACGATACGCCGCCTAGCACCGAACCTAACGCAAATCAAATCAAGTCGGATGAGGCAATGTCAGATCCAGCAACCGCCTCCGTCCGCAACTCCGACCAAATTCCTCAAAAACGCGATGCTCCTGGTATGGGTATAGTCTCTCCTGGCATCGGTGCAAGCCCAGGTAACGAAGGAAAAGTTCCAGGGCTTGCAGTTAACGTCACTGGCTTGCAATATGCTTGGATTTTCACCTATCCAGATACGGGCGTTGTGGCTAGCGAATTGCACGTTCCTGCTGGTAAAGAGGTGAAACTAGACATGACAGCGAATGATGTCATCCACGCCTTCTGGGTTCCAGAATTGCGTTTAAAACAAGATGTCATTCCTGGTAGGCAAAGTGAAATTCGCTTCACCCCAAAAATCTTAGGGGAATATAAAGTAATCTGTGCTGAACTATGCGGTCCTTATCACGGGGCGATGAACACCAAGTTTATTGTGGAAACACCAGAGAACTTTGACAAGTGGATGCAGGAACAACAAGTCGCAACCAAGGGCAATCTAGAACAGGCGATCGCCCTCAATGCCGCAGATCGTTCCCCCGCTGAATTTCTCTCCCCATACACCGCGCAAATGGGAATTCAGCCCGAAACCCTTCATCAGCTTCACCATCAATAG
- a CDS encoding dihydrolipoyl dehydrogenase family protein, with translation MADYDIVIIGGSPAGRYAAAIAAKQNATVALVETNLPLYGRTAVRPYDSQLPTPDSLSYIGQLARQWEKMGNFGLRSSHGNAIDDCQLSIQWNRIMHWAQNVQSNLAEENSPAVLAALGVDFILGQGKFVAQPNLGFVVNNRCLAARKYLIATNPRPIVPAIEGLAATGYLTATEVFSSLTSPNPPKRWAILGGDPNGCQLAQTLARLGLDVTLIVQRLHILPREDLEIAQLLQAILEAEGVRVLTNTTVTQVKGIEGKKWIQADREAMEFDEIVLCAGQQPELEQLNLAAVGVKTQRDRLRLNQKLQTTNSHIYACGDAIGGYQFAHIANYEAKIALHNALQNALFSFHYQVDYRNIPWLVCTDPPLARVGFTVAQARQKYDNDVFVLQRYFKTLAIAQIRDEMTGICQLVVRRNGTILGGAIIGSQAGELINLIALAIAQKLKIDAIAALVSVYPSWGEILAQTASEYLSTPLRRRNWLQNFLVRIGCEVW, from the coding sequence ATGGCAGATTACGACATAGTTATTATTGGCGGCAGCCCAGCCGGACGCTACGCTGCCGCGATCGCGGCAAAACAGAATGCTACTGTAGCCCTAGTAGAAACGAATTTGCCATTGTACGGGCGCACAGCCGTGCGCCCCTACGACTCCCAACTTCCGACTCCCGACTCTCTTTCTTACATCGGGCAATTAGCTCGACAATGGGAAAAGATGGGAAATTTTGGCTTGCGTTCGAGTCATGGGAATGCGATCGATGACTGTCAACTTTCTATCCAGTGGAACCGGATCATGCACTGGGCGCAAAATGTCCAGTCAAATTTAGCAGAGGAGAACTCACCTGCTGTTTTAGCTGCTTTAGGAGTTGATTTTATTCTCGGGCAGGGTAAGTTTGTCGCTCAGCCAAATCTGGGTTTTGTAGTTAATAATCGTTGCTTGGCAGCACGGAAATATCTGATCGCCACTAACCCACGTCCAATAGTTCCCGCGATCGAAGGGCTAGCCGCTACAGGATACTTAACCGCTACCGAGGTTTTCTCGTCGTTGACTTCTCCGAACCCACCGAAACGTTGGGCAATACTCGGTGGCGATCCAAATGGATGTCAGTTGGCACAAACATTAGCAAGATTGGGTTTAGATGTCACTTTAATTGTCCAGCGTCTTCACATCTTACCTAGAGAAGATCTAGAAATTGCTCAGTTATTGCAAGCTATTCTCGAAGCTGAGGGAGTGCGCGTTCTCACTAATACTACCGTTACTCAAGTCAAGGGCATTGAGGGCAAAAAATGGATTCAAGCCGATCGCGAAGCTATGGAATTTGATGAAATTGTACTTTGTGCCGGACAACAGCCAGAACTCGAACAGCTCAATCTAGCAGCAGTGGGGGTGAAAACACAACGCGATCGCCTGCGTTTGAATCAAAAATTGCAAACGACAAATTCACACATTTATGCTTGTGGGGATGCGATCGGCGGTTATCAATTCGCTCATATTGCCAATTACGAAGCTAAAATTGCCCTGCACAACGCTTTACAAAATGCTTTATTTTCTTTTCACTATCAAGTTGATTATCGTAATATTCCTTGGTTAGTTTGTACCGATCCGCCCTTAGCAAGAGTGGGTTTTACAGTAGCTCAAGCTAGACAAAAATATGACAATGATGTCTTCGTATTACAACGTTATTTTAAGACTTTAGCAATAGCCCAAATTCGGGATGAAATGACGGGGATTTGTCAATTAGTCGTGCGGCGTAATGGCACGATTTTAGGTGGGGCAATTATTGGCTCTCAAGCAGGGGAGTTAATTAATCTTATTGCTTTAGCGATCGCCCAAAAACTGAAAATTGACGCAATTGCCGCTCTCGTTTCCGTCTATCCCAGTTGGGGAGAAATTTTAGCTCAAACTGCCAGCGAGTATCTTTCTACTCCATTAAGACGGAGAAATTGGCTGCAAAACTTTCTAGTTAGGATCGGGTGTGAGGTGTGGTGA
- a CDS encoding DUF4340 domain-containing protein, with protein sequence MKRTTLILLLLALGMGGFVYFYEIQGTPQRQKAREKQQQIFTFKEDQIQSLNVKTRNQTLQFDRAKDSKTGWQMQVPDKAPASEGAIAYLLDLLVNSKSDRVLTVPAAQLSDYGLQQPQATVEVKLQDGKTHRLVLGQPDFNRSFLYAQADPPTPQPAQSSVLLVSTNFENAVNRTLAEWKQASAPPKKSPEPQTNSQNNQK encoded by the coding sequence ATGAAACGCACGACATTAATTTTGCTCCTCCTCGCGCTGGGAATGGGGGGATTTGTGTACTTTTATGAAATTCAAGGCACGCCTCAACGCCAGAAAGCACGAGAAAAGCAGCAACAAATATTTACGTTTAAAGAAGACCAAATTCAGTCTCTAAATGTTAAGACTCGCAACCAAACTTTACAGTTCGATCGCGCTAAGGATAGTAAGACAGGGTGGCAAATGCAGGTTCCCGATAAAGCTCCTGCCAGTGAGGGGGCGATCGCCTATTTGTTAGATTTGTTGGTTAATAGCAAGAGCGATCGCGTTTTGACCGTACCCGCTGCACAGCTTTCTGACTATGGCTTGCAGCAACCTCAAGCGACGGTAGAAGTTAAGTTACAGGATGGGAAAACTCATCGATTGGTCTTGGGTCAGCCAGATTTTAACCGTAGTTTTTTGTACGCTCAAGCCGATCCACCGACTCCACAACCCGCTCAAAGTAGCGTACTATTGGTCTCTACTAATTTTGAAAATGCTGTCAACAGAACCCTAGCGGAGTGGAAACAGGCTTCAGCACCGCCAAAAAAATCACCAGAACCGCAAACTAATTCTCAAAACAATCAAAAATAG
- a CDS encoding heme o synthase: MIGADVSRHHQNFLQVVHSYYQLTKPRIIPLLLITTAGSMWIAAQGRVDPKLLVVTLVGGTFAAAAAQTVNCIYDRDIDYAMERTRHRPIPSGRVQSHHALLFAIALAVISFSLLAIFANLLAALLAMAGIVFYIAIYTHFLKRHTPQNIVIGGAAGAIPALVGWAAVTGTLSWTAWTLFAIVFLWTPPHFWALALMIREDYAKVGVPMLPVVAGDEATAKQIWFYTLILIPATFLLIYPLQSCGSIYGAIALILGSIFVQKAWLLWHNPTCKTQARSLFLYSILYMMLLCAGMVVDSLPFTHQVTNALASSLNTIISTILISR; this comes from the coding sequence ATGATCGGGGCAGATGTCTCTAGACACCATCAAAACTTTCTTCAAGTCGTTCATAGCTACTATCAGCTAACTAAACCGAGGATTATACCTCTACTTTTGATTACTACTGCTGGCAGTATGTGGATTGCAGCTCAAGGACGAGTCGATCCAAAATTGCTCGTCGTCACTCTAGTAGGCGGAACGTTTGCTGCCGCTGCTGCCCAAACCGTCAACTGCATTTACGATCGCGATATTGACTATGCGATGGAACGCACTCGCCACCGTCCAATTCCTTCAGGACGAGTGCAGTCGCACCACGCCCTCCTGTTTGCGATCGCCTTAGCAGTCATTTCTTTCTCACTCTTAGCAATCTTTGCTAACTTGCTAGCTGCTCTGTTAGCAATGGCTGGCATCGTTTTCTACATTGCCATATATACCCATTTTCTCAAACGTCATACTCCCCAAAATATCGTCATTGGTGGTGCAGCAGGGGCAATTCCAGCCCTAGTTGGTTGGGCAGCGGTGACAGGCACTTTAAGCTGGACGGCTTGGACGCTTTTCGCCATTGTTTTTCTGTGGACACCACCTCATTTCTGGGCGCTAGCGTTGATGATCCGCGAAGACTATGCCAAAGTAGGCGTACCGATGTTACCAGTTGTAGCAGGCGACGAGGCTACAGCAAAGCAGATTTGGTTTTACACCCTAATTCTGATCCCCGCTACGTTCTTACTTATTTATCCCCTACAATCGTGCGGTTCGATCTACGGCGCGATCGCCCTTATTCTTGGTAGCATCTTCGTGCAAAAAGCGTGGCTATTATGGCACAATCCCACCTGTAAGACTCAAGCGCGATCGCTATTCCTCTATTCCATCCTTTACATGATGCTATTGTGTGCGGGCATGGTTGTAGATAGTTTACCTTTCACCCACCAGGTTACCAACGCTTTAGCTTCCAGCTTAAACACCATCATCAGCACGATTCTCATTTCTCGATAG
- the ctaD gene encoding cytochrome c oxidase subunit I, with protein MTQAQIQRSANLSILEAEPGERKWRDYFTFNTDHKVIAIQYLVTTFIFYCIGGVMADMVRTELKTPEVDFVSREVYNSLFTLHATIMIFLWIVPAGAGFANFLIPLMIGAKDMAFPRLNAVAFWMIPPGGILLISSLVLGDAADAGWTSYPPLSLVTGQLGEGIWIISVLLLGTSSILGAINFLVTLLKMRTPGMSTTQMPLFCWAMLATSALTLVSTPVLAGALILLSFDLFAGTAFFNPTGGGDPVVYQHMFWFYSHPAVYIMILPFFGIISEVIPVHSRKPIFGYKAIAYSSLAISFLGLIVWAHHMFTSGIPGWLRMFFMITTMIIAVPTGIKVFSWLGTMWGGKIRLNSAMLFAIGFVSLFVIGGISGVMLAAVPFDIHVHDTYFVVAHLHYVLFGGSVFGIYAGIYHWYPKMTGRMMNEFWGKVHFALMYVGMNLCFLPMHKLGLMGMNRRIAEYDAKFATLNFVCTMGAYLLAISTVPFIINAIWSWMYGPKAGNNPWEALTLEWMTSSPPAIENFAGFPVLATGPYDYGMDRPKSEVDVPLADEREPALAAGPKSALRADPDPNVAANPEDRK; from the coding sequence ATGACTCAAGCACAAATCCAACGATCGGCTAACTTATCTATCTTGGAAGCAGAACCAGGGGAAAGAAAGTGGCGCGATTACTTTACTTTTAATACTGACCATAAAGTAATCGCCATTCAATACCTGGTGACGACGTTTATTTTCTACTGTATCGGCGGCGTAATGGCTGACATGGTGCGGACGGAACTGAAAACGCCCGAAGTCGATTTTGTCAGCCGCGAAGTGTATAACAGCTTGTTTACACTCCACGCCACGATCATGATCTTTTTGTGGATCGTGCCAGCAGGGGCAGGTTTTGCCAACTTCCTGATTCCCTTGATGATTGGGGCGAAGGATATGGCATTTCCGCGCTTGAACGCGGTCGCATTTTGGATGATCCCACCTGGGGGAATCTTACTCATCAGTAGTTTAGTCCTGGGCGACGCTGCTGACGCTGGCTGGACTTCTTATCCTCCCCTTAGTTTAGTCACGGGACAATTAGGCGAGGGGATTTGGATTATCAGCGTCTTGCTGTTAGGAACTTCTTCAATTTTGGGGGCAATTAATTTCCTCGTCACTTTGTTGAAGATGCGGACACCAGGTATGAGTACGACGCAAATGCCCCTATTCTGTTGGGCAATGCTGGCGACTTCTGCCTTGACGCTCGTTTCTACACCAGTGTTAGCAGGTGCTTTGATTCTGCTATCTTTCGACTTATTTGCTGGCACGGCATTTTTTAACCCCACAGGAGGCGGCGATCCGGTAGTTTACCAACATATGTTTTGGTTCTACTCGCACCCTGCGGTGTACATTATGATTTTGCCCTTCTTTGGGATCATTTCTGAGGTGATTCCCGTTCACTCCCGCAAGCCAATTTTCGGTTATAAAGCGATCGCCTATTCGAGTTTGGCAATTAGCTTTTTGGGATTGATCGTCTGGGCGCACCACATGTTTACCAGCGGTATTCCTGGTTGGTTGCGGATGTTCTTCATGATCACGACTATGATCATCGCCGTACCTACGGGGATCAAAGTTTTCAGTTGGTTGGGGACGATGTGGGGTGGTAAAATTCGCCTCAACAGTGCGATGCTGTTCGCGATCGGCTTTGTCAGCCTGTTCGTCATCGGCGGGATCAGCGGTGTCATGCTAGCTGCCGTACCGTTTGACATCCACGTTCACGATACCTATTTTGTCGTCGCCCACCTCCACTACGTTCTATTTGGTGGCTCGGTATTTGGGATCTATGCTGGAATTTACCACTGGTATCCCAAAATGACGGGACGGATGATGAATGAATTCTGGGGTAAGGTTCATTTCGCTTTGATGTACGTCGGGATGAACTTGTGTTTCTTACCGATGCACAAACTCGGACTGATGGGCATGAACCGCCGGATTGCCGAGTATGATGCCAAGTTTGCCACGCTGAACTTTGTCTGTACGATGGGGGCTTACTTGCTAGCTATCTCCACCGTACCGTTTATCATCAATGCAATTTGGAGTTGGATGTACGGTCCCAAAGCTGGTAACAATCCTTGGGAAGCACTAACCTTAGAATGGATGACAAGCTCGCCACCGGCGATCGAAAATTTTGCTGGATTCCCCGTATTGGCAACTGGTCCTTACGACTACGGTATGGACAGACCTAAATCTGAGGTCGATGTCCCCTTGGCTGATGAAAGAGAACCAGCTTTAGCTGCTGGACCCAAATCGGCTTTACGTGCCGATCCCGATCCAAATGTCGCTGCCAATCCTGAAGACCGTAAGTAG
- a CDS encoding HU family DNA-binding protein, protein MNKGELVDSIAEKASVTKKQADAVLTAALETIIDAVSTGDKVTLVGFGSFESRERKAREGRNPKTGDKMEIPATKVPAFSAGKLFKEKVAPPED, encoded by the coding sequence ATGAACAAGGGTGAATTAGTCGATTCAATTGCTGAAAAGGCAAGCGTGACGAAAAAGCAAGCAGATGCCGTTCTGACTGCTGCTTTGGAAACCATTATCGATGCAGTCTCCACAGGAGATAAAGTGACGCTAGTAGGCTTTGGCTCTTTTGAGTCGCGGGAGCGCAAAGCTCGCGAAGGTCGCAACCCGAAAACTGGCGATAAAATGGAAATTCCGGCAACTAAGGTTCCGGCTTTCTCAGCAGGGAAGCTATTTAAAGAAAAAGTCGCTCCTCCCGAAGACTGA
- a CDS encoding pyridoxal phosphate-dependent aminotransferase — protein sequence MQPVHGGNLAWAAAIAGCESDAILDFSASINPLGPPQSAIAAIHSAISQLSSYPDPNYSELRTALAQVHQLPPEWILPGNGSADLLTWAGWDLSELAATYLVTPAFGDYWRALKAFGAKAIECPLELEGAGSREQGAGSREQGAEKDKGDKGEKRAGGSEGAEGAEGENSSSVLPHFPHHSPLTPHSSLLTPSNSGLLLNNPHNPTGQMWHKEEILPYLEQFALVVVDEAFMDFLPPAAEQSLIPLVQKYPNLVILRSLTKFYSLPGLRLGYAIAHPERLNRWLARRDPWAVNTLAVAAAIAVLKDSQFQQQTWAWLPPTRARLEQELSQIPGLQPLPGAANFLLVESERPSSKLQQQLLKHERILIRDCLSFPELGDRYFRVAVRSTTENERLIEALWQITT from the coding sequence ATGCAACCTGTACATGGAGGAAATTTAGCTTGGGCAGCAGCGATCGCGGGTTGTGAATCCGATGCGATTCTCGATTTTTCGGCTAGTATCAACCCTTTGGGACCACCCCAAAGCGCGATCGCTGCGATTCATTCTGCCATCAGCCAACTCAGTTCCTATCCCGATCCCAATTACAGCGAACTGAGAACAGCTCTAGCGCAGGTGCATCAGTTACCACCAGAATGGATTCTGCCGGGGAATGGCTCGGCAGATTTACTTACGTGGGCGGGTTGGGATTTATCTGAATTAGCTGCAACTTATCTCGTGACTCCAGCTTTTGGCGACTACTGGCGGGCGCTGAAAGCGTTTGGTGCAAAGGCGATCGAGTGTCCGTTGGAATTAGAGGGAGCAGGGAGCAGGGAGCAGGGAGCAGGGAGTAGGGAGCAGGGAGCAGAGAAAGACAAGGGAGACAAGGGGGAGAAGAGAGCTGGGGGATCTGAGGGAGCTGAGGGAGCTGAGGGAGAAAATTCTTCGAGTGTCCTCCCACACTTCCCACACCACTCACCCCTCACTCCTCACTCCTCGCTCCTCACTCCTTCAAATTCTGGTTTACTCCTGAACAATCCCCACAACCCAACAGGGCAGATGTGGCACAAAGAAGAAATTCTGCCCTATCTGGAGCAATTTGCTTTGGTAGTGGTGGATGAAGCTTTTATGGATTTTCTACCACCAGCAGCAGAACAAAGTCTGATCCCATTGGTGCAGAAATATCCCAATTTAGTCATTTTGCGATCGCTGACTAAATTTTACAGCCTGCCAGGGCTGCGATTGGGATACGCGATCGCCCATCCCGAACGTCTCAATCGCTGGCTGGCGCGACGCGATCCTTGGGCAGTTAATACTCTTGCTGTTGCTGCGGCGATCGCGGTACTTAAAGATAGCCAATTTCAGCAACAAACTTGGGCATGGCTACCACCTACACGAGCGCGATTAGAGCAGGAGCTATCTCAGATTCCAGGATTGCAACCTCTGCCTGGTGCTGCTAACTTTTTATTGGTAGAGTCTGAGCGACCGAGTTCAAAACTCCAACAGCAGCTATTAAAACACGAGCGAATTTTAATCCGAGATTGTCTTAGTTTTCCCGAACTAGGCGATCGCTATTTTCGGGTTGCCGTGCGCTCTACAACTGAAAACGAGCGCCTCATTGAAGCACTATGGCAGATTACGACATAG